The following coding sequences lie in one Xanthomonas hyacinthi genomic window:
- a CDS encoding S9 family peptidase, which produces MSAVFPPIRPPAVRRALAALACALALALAPAHAAAAARAAPPPPTPAQIMQLAQVGDPQISRDGTRIAYTVETPQGDGKPALTRIWRAPAQRRGGAVALPAPAAASDRNPRWAGDGRTLGFLSERPLPGVGKDAGLAASQVWQVDADGVVATPLTRSPGAVGAFALSADGRQLAYLATDPPSPDDTARAQAKDDAVEVEHPRQFARVWLRELGSGATRALTPPGLQVHDLAWSPDGTRLALRVSDGTTLNDYWYASRVVLLDVAAGTVGAPLCARSSAFPLQWSPDGRRLLYGELGAHGITATLYVHDLAAGSRVALAPDWPGTLWLARWQDDRRLIGQGQRGVRGEFLRLDAASGAWKTLARPQIPYQSFTTAANGRSAYIGIRDDQPAEVWTLHNGRLRARSDSNPQVAGWAHGRLRELSWASTRDGRRITGLLLTPPDWDGRSRLPTLVQIHGGPAWAWWSGWLGSWHDWAQLLSTHGYAVFLPNPRGSEGQGSAFAERARHDWGGADLQDVLDGVDRLQGEGVIDPQRLAIGGWSYGGYLSAWAVAQSHRFRTAIVGAGVTDIGAMALNTDTPDYLPGYFGDPVANRDEYDAHSPIRHAARIKVPVLILHGEQDRRVPLGQGLMLYRALKFTGTPVEMVSYPRAPHWFHEQAQGRDVQQRVLAWLDAHLGPAGAKPAP; this is translated from the coding sequence ATGAGCGCCGTGTTCCCACCGATCCGACCGCCGGCCGTGCGCCGCGCCCTCGCCGCACTCGCCTGCGCATTGGCGCTGGCGCTGGCGCCGGCGCACGCCGCCGCGGCCGCGCGCGCCGCGCCGCCGCCGCCGACCCCGGCGCAGATCATGCAGCTGGCGCAGGTCGGCGATCCGCAGATCAGCCGCGACGGCACGCGCATCGCCTACACCGTGGAGACCCCGCAGGGCGACGGCAAGCCGGCGCTGACGCGGATCTGGCGGGCGCCGGCGCAGCGCCGCGGCGGTGCCGTCGCCCTGCCCGCGCCGGCCGCGGCCAGCGACCGCAATCCGCGCTGGGCCGGCGACGGCCGTACGCTGGGCTTCCTGTCCGAGCGGCCGCTGCCGGGCGTCGGCAAGGACGCCGGCCTGGCCGCCAGCCAGGTCTGGCAGGTGGATGCAGACGGCGTCGTGGCCACGCCGCTGACCCGTTCGCCCGGCGCCGTCGGCGCGTTCGCGCTGTCGGCCGACGGCCGCCAGCTGGCCTATCTGGCCACCGATCCGCCGTCGCCGGACGACACGGCGCGCGCGCAGGCCAAGGACGATGCGGTCGAGGTCGAACACCCGCGGCAGTTCGCGCGGGTGTGGCTGCGCGAGCTGGGCAGCGGCGCGACCCGCGCGCTGACCCCGCCGGGGCTGCAGGTGCACGACCTTGCCTGGTCGCCGGACGGCACCCGGCTGGCGCTGCGCGTGTCCGACGGCACCACCCTCAACGACTACTGGTACGCCTCGCGGGTGGTGCTGCTGGACGTGGCCGCCGGCACCGTGGGCGCGCCGCTGTGCGCACGCAGTTCGGCGTTCCCGCTGCAGTGGTCGCCGGACGGGCGCCGCCTGCTGTACGGCGAACTCGGCGCGCACGGCATCACCGCCACGCTGTACGTGCACGATCTGGCCGCCGGCAGCCGCGTGGCGCTGGCGCCGGACTGGCCGGGCACGCTGTGGCTGGCGCGCTGGCAGGACGATCGCCGCCTGATCGGCCAGGGCCAGCGCGGCGTGCGCGGCGAGTTCCTGCGCCTGGACGCGGCCAGCGGCGCATGGAAGACGCTGGCACGGCCGCAGATTCCCTACCAGAGCTTCACCACCGCCGCGAACGGCCGCAGCGCCTACATCGGCATCCGCGACGACCAGCCGGCCGAGGTGTGGACCTTGCACAACGGCCGCCTGCGCGCGCGCAGCGACAGCAACCCGCAGGTCGCCGGCTGGGCGCACGGCCGGCTGCGCGAATTGAGCTGGGCTTCCACCCGCGACGGCCGCCGGATCACCGGCCTGCTGCTGACCCCGCCGGACTGGGACGGCCGCAGCCGGCTGCCGACCCTGGTGCAGATCCACGGCGGCCCGGCGTGGGCCTGGTGGTCGGGCTGGCTGGGCTCCTGGCACGACTGGGCGCAACTGCTCAGCACCCACGGCTATGCGGTGTTCCTGCCCAATCCGCGCGGCTCGGAGGGCCAGGGCAGCGCCTTCGCCGAACGCGCCCGCCACGACTGGGGCGGCGCCGATTTGCAGGACGTGCTCGACGGCGTGGACCGGCTCCAGGGCGAGGGCGTGATCGACCCGCAGCGGCTGGCGATCGGCGGCTGGAGCTATGGCGGCTACCTGTCCGCCTGGGCGGTGGCACAGTCGCACCGCTTCCGCACCGCGATCGTCGGCGCCGGCGTGACCGATATCGGCGCGATGGCGCTGAATACCGACACCCCGGACTACCTGCCCGGCTACTTCGGCGATCCGGTGGCCAACCGCGACGAATACGACGCTCACTCGCCGATCCGCCATGCCGCACGGATCAAGGTGCCGGTGCTGATCCTGCACGGCGAACAGGACCGGCGCGTGCCGCTCGGCCAGGGCCTGATGCTGTACCGCGCGCTGAAGTTCACCGGCACCCCGGTGGAGATGGTCAGCTACCCGCGCGCGCCACACTGGTTCCATGAACAGGCGCAGGGGCGCGACGTGCAGCAGCGCGTGCTGGCGTGGCTGGACGCGCACCTCGGGCCGGCGGGCGCCAAGCCTGCGCCATAG
- a CDS encoding alpha/beta hydrolase: protein MRSGWGWGASRPAPSWRWPPRCACATRTRYAARARLLNDGAFDPHIAAHTAAAPGGADAMLSAAEMDEFWSCDLGAAAQARRDPLHAALHGLPPALLLWGERDLLGAQNAQMAQRLAGSGGGVQTRVYPGAPHGLLEAMPVSVQARDALAAGADWLRRHLQADARAADSRENEA from the coding sequence ATGCGCAGCGGCTGGGGCTGGGGGGCGAGTCGGCCGGCGCCCAGCTGGCGCTGGCCACCGCGCTGCGCCTGCGCGACCAGGACGCGCTACGCGGCGCGCGCGCGGTTGTTGAACGACGGCGCCTTCGATCCGCACATCGCCGCACACACGGCCGCGGCGCCGGGCGGCGCCGACGCGATGCTCAGCGCGGCGGAGATGGACGAGTTCTGGTCCTGCGACCTCGGCGCCGCCGCGCAAGCCCGCCGCGACCCGCTGCACGCCGCGCTGCACGGCCTGCCGCCGGCGCTGCTGCTGTGGGGCGAGCGCGACCTGCTGGGCGCGCAGAACGCGCAGATGGCGCAGCGCCTGGCCGGGTCCGGCGGCGGCGTCCAGACGCGCGTCTACCCGGGCGCCCCGCACGGCTTGCTGGAGGCGATGCCGGTCTCGGTGCAGGCGCGCGATGCGCTCGCCGCCGGCGCCGACTGGCTGCGCCGGCATCTGCAGGCCGACGCGCGCGCCGCCGATTCCCGCGAGAATGAGGCATGA
- a CDS encoding TonB-dependent receptor, with product MDAFDLNRVEVLRGPQGTLFGSASMGGAVDYIANVADPSGFDAAVETTVSQTRNAAVGYSGKAMVNLPIKQDLLALRAVAQYRDDPGYLDNIGTGKDGANTTTVAGGRFSLVLTPAEGTTLTWLSLLQNTDSDDNAYRMPALGDLQRSTAIPEFTDTKVDVHSLRLDQAVGWADFTALLAYQKKSQDWRYDYTPLRAAYNADLDLDLSNPLSIDSGGRSTGRSIELRLTSASGGRVEWLLGGMYFTTDKSLYEALGAEGAAAAFDNSSLYGPGSGAAIAPHGRIFNAYYSDTSGAEAALFGEASLWLNPQWKLTAGGRLFRTRVRTVSTQEGFSTYPGDPIVTASSSEESGFNPKLSLSYTANQDLMFYGLVSEGFRFGTPNVAGLSAYPVPAGSDSDSLINYELGTRTRWADGKLLLDATLFYVDWSDIQLRLQTPDLFNYASNGGKAYSRGVELSATWRPLSSFDWQSTITWQQARLDEDLFILYYGTAPKGAQLPGSADWSINNLLSYRFDTRFQPLLSLSHQFLSGGISDLNSAVPGVAPNRQGNYNLFDLRLRMTFGSTDIALFGSNLTDKRGVTRSVLESNGLGEGIVRPRTVGVTAHWRY from the coding sequence GTGGACGCATTCGACCTCAACCGGGTCGAGGTGCTGCGCGGACCGCAGGGCACGCTGTTCGGCTCGGCGTCGATGGGCGGGGCGGTCGACTACATCGCCAATGTCGCCGATCCGTCCGGGTTCGATGCTGCCGTGGAAACCACGGTCAGCCAGACCCGCAACGCCGCCGTCGGCTACAGCGGCAAGGCGATGGTCAACCTGCCGATCAAGCAGGACCTGCTGGCGCTGCGCGCGGTGGCGCAGTACCGCGACGATCCGGGCTATCTGGACAACATCGGCACCGGCAAGGACGGCGCCAACACCACCACCGTCGCCGGCGGTCGCTTCTCGCTGGTGCTGACCCCGGCCGAGGGCACCACGCTGACCTGGCTGAGCCTGCTGCAGAACACCGACTCGGACGACAACGCCTACCGGATGCCGGCGCTGGGCGATCTGCAACGCAGTACCGCGATCCCCGAATTCACCGACACCAAGGTCGACGTGCACAGCCTGCGCCTGGACCAGGCAGTGGGCTGGGCCGACTTCACCGCGCTGCTGGCCTACCAGAAGAAATCGCAGGACTGGCGCTACGACTACACGCCGCTGCGCGCGGCCTACAACGCCGACCTCGATCTGGATCTGAGCAATCCGCTGTCCATCGATTCCGGCGGCCGCAGCACCGGGCGCAGCATCGAGCTGCGGCTGACCTCGGCGTCGGGCGGGCGCGTGGAGTGGCTGCTGGGCGGCATGTACTTCACTACCGACAAGTCGCTGTACGAGGCGCTCGGTGCCGAAGGCGCGGCGGCCGCGTTCGACAACTCCTCCCTGTACGGCCCCGGCAGCGGCGCGGCGATCGCGCCGCACGGGCGCATCTTCAACGCCTACTACAGCGACACCTCCGGCGCGGAAGCGGCGCTGTTCGGCGAGGCGTCGCTGTGGCTGAACCCGCAGTGGAAGCTGACCGCCGGCGGCCGCCTGTTCCGCACCCGCGTGCGCACCGTCTCCACCCAGGAGGGATTCTCGACCTATCCCGGCGATCCCATCGTCACCGCGTCCAGCAGCGAGGAAAGCGGCTTCAATCCGAAACTGTCGCTGAGCTACACGGCCAACCAGGACCTGATGTTCTACGGTCTGGTCTCCGAAGGTTTCCGCTTCGGCACCCCGAACGTGGCCGGGCTCAGCGCCTACCCGGTGCCGGCCGGCTCGGACAGCGACAGCCTGATCAACTACGAGCTGGGCACGCGCACGCGCTGGGCCGACGGCAAGCTGCTGCTCGACGCCACCTTGTTCTACGTCGACTGGAGCGATATCCAGCTGCGCCTGCAGACCCCGGACCTGTTCAACTACGCCAGCAACGGCGGCAAGGCCTACAGCCGCGGCGTGGAGCTGTCGGCGACGTGGCGGCCGCTGTCCAGCTTCGACTGGCAAAGCACCATCACCTGGCAGCAGGCGCGGCTGGACGAGGACCTGTTCATCCTCTACTACGGCACCGCGCCGAAGGGCGCGCAGCTGCCGGGCTCGGCCGACTGGTCGATCAACAACCTGCTCAGCTACCGCTTCGACACTCGCTTCCAGCCGCTGCTGAGCCTGTCGCACCAGTTCCTGTCCGGCGGCATCAGCGACCTGAACTCGGCGGTGCCCGGCGTGGCGCCGAACCGGCAGGGCAACTACAACCTGTTCGACCTGCGCCTGCGCATGACCTTCGGCAGCACCGACATCGCCTTGTTCGGCAGCAACCTGACCGACAAACGCGGCGTGACCCGTTCGGTGCTGGAGAGCAACGGCCTGGGCGAAGGCATCGTGCGCCCGCGCACCGTCGGCGTCACCGCGCACTGGCGGTATTGA
- a CDS encoding TonB-dependent receptor plug domain-containing protein yields MPSFALSTLSRAVGLGCLGSALACAPAWAQRSAAAPASAEAIDLDAIMVTAGKRNQSVREIAGSVSAVSDEQLRAIGAQSLADYIQRTPGVVFNSYQPGVSHVVMRGIATSAGNVQGQDTTGFFLTRSR; encoded by the coding sequence ATGCCGTCGTTCGCCCTTTCCACGCTCAGCCGCGCCGTCGGTCTGGGCTGTCTCGGTTCCGCCCTGGCGTGCGCACCGGCCTGGGCGCAGCGGTCCGCGGCCGCGCCGGCGTCCGCCGAGGCCATCGACCTGGACGCGATCATGGTCACCGCCGGCAAGCGCAACCAGAGCGTGCGCGAGATCGCCGGTTCGGTGTCGGCGGTCAGCGACGAGCAATTGCGGGCGATCGGCGCGCAGAGCCTGGCCGACTACATCCAGCGCACGCCCGGCGTGGTGTTCAACAGCTACCAGCCCGGCGTGTCGCATGTGGTCATGCGCGGCATCGCCACCAGCGCCGGCAACGTGCAGGGCCAGGACACCACCGGCTTCTTCCTCACGAGATCCCGCTGA
- a CDS encoding Lrp/AsnC family transcriptional regulator, with amino-acid sequence MSSKTPDRLDLKILDVLQQDARITNQALADRVALSPSACLARVRALEARGLIRGYRAQVAVDRIRSATIVLAQVAFKQHALREFNDFDRCILTMPEVVEASRISGPYDYLLRVIVHDVHHWKDIARNLLGGDYGVEKILSQFLMDEVKPFSGYPLAPGPSPRHWRDEEAP; translated from the coding sequence ATGTCCAGCAAAACTCCCGACCGCCTCGACCTGAAGATCCTCGACGTGCTGCAGCAGGACGCGCGCATCACCAACCAGGCGCTGGCCGACCGCGTGGCCTTGTCGCCCAGCGCCTGCCTGGCGCGGGTGCGCGCGCTGGAGGCGCGCGGGCTGATCCGCGGCTATCGCGCGCAGGTGGCGGTGGACCGGATCCGCTCGGCGACCATCGTGCTGGCGCAGGTGGCGTTCAAGCAGCACGCGCTGCGCGAATTCAACGACTTCGACCGCTGCATCCTGACGATGCCGGAAGTGGTCGAGGCCAGCCGGATCAGCGGCCCGTACGACTATCTGCTGCGGGTGATCGTGCACGACGTGCACCATTGGAAGGACATCGCGCGCAATCTGCTCGGCGGCGACTATGGCGTGGAGAAGATCCTCTCGCAGTTCCTGATGGACGAGGTCAAGCCGTTCTCCGGCTATCCGCTGGCGCCGGGTCCGTCGCCGCGGCATTGGCGCGACGAGGAGGCGCCGTAG
- a CDS encoding dipeptidase, which yields MKLQTLCLSLSLALAAALPAHAVEFTKAELARATALQQRLLTLDSHLDTPANFERGDFDMMTAHAGNRLAQVDYPRMLAGALDGGFWAIYTGQGDRSAQAHLDDRDAGLQRLMAIHALLAAHPQQFGLATTPADAARLKAAGKRVVYLSMENASPLVADPTLLRFYYAQGLRLMGTAHFLNNEFADSATDPKGPEWQGLSPAGRELVQQAQKLGIVIDQSHASDAVFDQLIALSPVPILLSHSGARAVHAHPRNIDDARLKVLAAHGGVIQMNSYGGYLIDNGASPERKAAEQALIARYGGWEHLQLADGLRLGEEMKALDATYPVRQATLDDFFAHLQHVLALIGPEHVGIGMDWDGGGGVVGMEDVSDLPKITAWLLRKGYSEQQIAGIWGGNVLRVMQQAQDWANKQAGKAAS from the coding sequence ATGAAGCTGCAAACCCTGTGTCTTTCCCTGTCGTTGGCGCTGGCCGCGGCGCTGCCGGCGCATGCCGTCGAATTCACGAAAGCGGAACTGGCCCGCGCCACCGCGCTGCAGCAGCGGCTGCTGACCCTGGATTCGCACCTGGACACGCCGGCCAATTTCGAGCGCGGCGATTTCGACATGATGACCGCGCATGCCGGCAATCGGCTGGCGCAGGTGGACTATCCGCGCATGCTCGCCGGCGCGCTGGACGGCGGCTTCTGGGCGATCTACACCGGCCAGGGCGACCGCAGCGCGCAGGCGCACCTGGACGATCGCGATGCCGGGCTGCAGCGCTTGATGGCGATCCACGCGCTGCTCGCCGCGCACCCGCAGCAGTTCGGCCTGGCCACCACGCCGGCCGATGCGGCGCGGCTCAAGGCGGCCGGCAAGCGCGTGGTGTACCTGAGCATGGAGAACGCCAGCCCGCTGGTCGCCGATCCCACGCTGCTGCGCTTCTACTACGCGCAAGGCCTGCGGCTGATGGGCACAGCGCATTTCCTCAACAACGAGTTCGCCGATTCGGCCACCGACCCGAAGGGACCGGAATGGCAGGGCTTGAGTCCGGCCGGCCGGGAACTGGTGCAGCAGGCGCAAAAACTCGGCATCGTCATCGACCAGTCGCATGCCTCCGATGCGGTGTTCGACCAGCTGATCGCGCTGTCGCCGGTGCCGATCCTGCTCTCGCACAGCGGCGCGCGTGCGGTGCACGCGCATCCGCGCAACATCGACGATGCGCGGCTGAAGGTGCTGGCCGCGCACGGCGGGGTGATCCAGATGAATTCCTACGGCGGCTACCTGATCGACAACGGCGCCAGCCCCGAGCGCAAGGCGGCCGAGCAGGCGCTGATCGCCAGATACGGCGGCTGGGAGCATCTGCAACTGGCCGATGGGCTCAGGCTCGGCGAAGAGATGAAGGCGCTGGACGCCACCTATCCGGTGCGCCAGGCGACGCTGGACGACTTCTTCGCGCATCTGCAGCACGTGCTGGCGCTGATCGGCCCCGAGCACGTGGGGATCGGCATGGACTGGGACGGCGGCGGCGGCGTGGTCGGCATGGAAGACGTGAGCGACCTGCCCAAGATCACCGCCTGGCTGCTGCGCAAGGGTTACAGCGAGCAGCAGATCGCCGGCATCTGGGGCGGCAACGTGTTGCGGGTGATGCAGCAGGCGCAGGACTGGGCGAACAAGCAGGCGGGCAAGGCGGCGTCCTGA
- a CDS encoding SapC family protein — protein MARYELLNNVAHQDLRVILRFGPEFGDANGVVQAFPTEYAELQREYPILLRKDPGGGFQSVALLGFEQQENLFLQDTRWNAAYLPGIVAKGPFLIGCQEQHEDGALRREPVIHVDLDHPRLSFSEGERVFLPQGGHSPYLEHVITVLRGIRDGVEGGNAMFAAFDALGLIQPLRIDVQLGKAHNVHLVGLYGIDRERLAALDAPSLHGLHRAGYLEGAYLLLASLHNMRRLMAEKQRRLQHAGMDAVAAGQAA, from the coding sequence ATGGCACGATACGAATTGCTCAACAATGTGGCCCACCAGGACCTGCGCGTGATCCTGCGCTTCGGCCCGGAGTTCGGCGACGCCAACGGTGTGGTGCAGGCGTTCCCGACCGAATACGCCGAGCTGCAGCGCGAGTATCCGATCCTGCTGCGCAAGGACCCGGGCGGCGGCTTCCAGTCGGTGGCGCTGCTGGGCTTCGAGCAGCAGGAGAACCTGTTCCTGCAGGACACGCGCTGGAATGCGGCGTACCTGCCGGGCATCGTCGCCAAGGGCCCGTTCCTGATCGGATGCCAGGAGCAGCACGAGGACGGCGCGCTGCGCCGCGAACCGGTGATCCACGTCGATCTGGATCACCCGCGGCTCAGCTTCAGCGAAGGCGAGCGGGTGTTCCTGCCGCAGGGCGGGCACAGCCCGTACCTGGAGCACGTCATCACCGTGCTGCGCGGCATCCGCGACGGCGTGGAGGGCGGCAACGCCATGTTCGCCGCGTTCGACGCGCTGGGCCTGATCCAGCCGCTGCGCATCGACGTGCAGCTCGGCAAGGCGCACAACGTGCATCTGGTCGGACTCTACGGCATCGACCGCGAGCGCCTGGCGGCGCTGGATGCGCCGTCGCTGCATGGGCTGCACCGCGCCGGCTATCTGGAAGGCGCCTATCTGCTGCTGGCCTCGCTGCACAACATGCGCCGGCTGATGGCCGAGAAGCAGCGCCGCCTGCAGCACGCCGGCATGGACGCGGTCGCCGCCGGGCAGGCCGCCTGA
- a CDS encoding ABC transporter substrate-binding protein yields the protein MIAVLSRRRLFNIIVIVLALAAGTAAILYARRPPAGADVAASKPETGDLPPLHAEKDAAAIALLPAGFRFVVPGALTVAIVPGALPLCDYGADGHSLVGIDPDIAQLIADALGLRLNLAPVAWPDWPLGLESGKYDAVISNITVTEERKKKFDFSSYRYDLLGIYARSDSPIRAIRQPKDVAGLKVVLGASTNQDQILRRWNAQNVAAGLEPVQFQYFDDTVVGRLAVITGRADVTFEPNATGAYAARDGKVRRVGLFPGGWPQAAAISVTTRKGSGLADAITQALNAQIQNGRYAKALARWNLSEEAVPRSQTNPPGLPDR from the coding sequence ATGATTGCCGTTCTCTCGCGTCGCCGCCTGTTCAACATCATCGTCATCGTGCTGGCGCTCGCCGCCGGTACGGCCGCCATCCTGTATGCGCGCCGGCCTCCCGCCGGCGCTGATGTAGCTGCATCCAAACCCGAAACCGGCGACCTGCCGCCGCTGCACGCCGAAAAGGATGCGGCGGCGATCGCGCTGTTGCCGGCCGGCTTTCGCTTTGTCGTTCCCGGCGCGTTGACCGTCGCCATCGTCCCCGGCGCACTGCCGCTGTGCGACTACGGCGCCGATGGCCACTCCCTGGTCGGCATCGACCCGGACATCGCGCAGCTGATCGCCGACGCACTCGGCCTGCGCCTGAACCTGGCGCCGGTGGCCTGGCCGGACTGGCCGCTGGGCCTGGAATCGGGCAAGTACGATGCGGTGATCTCCAACATCACGGTGACCGAAGAGCGCAAGAAGAAGTTCGATTTCTCCAGTTACCGCTACGACCTGCTGGGCATCTACGCGCGCAGCGACAGCCCGATCCGGGCGATCAGGCAACCCAAGGACGTGGCCGGGCTGAAGGTGGTGCTGGGCGCCAGCACCAATCAGGACCAGATCCTGCGTCGCTGGAATGCGCAGAACGTGGCAGCCGGACTCGAGCCGGTGCAGTTCCAGTATTTCGACGATACGGTGGTGGGACGGCTGGCGGTGATCACCGGCCGCGCCGATGTCACCTTCGAACCCAATGCGACCGGTGCCTATGCCGCGCGCGATGGAAAGGTGCGGCGGGTCGGCCTGTTCCCCGGCGGCTGGCCTCAGGCTGCCGCGATCTCGGTGACCACGCGCAAGGGCAGCGGCCTGGCCGACGCGATCACGCAAGCGCTCAATGCCCAGATCCAGAACGGCCGCTACGCCAAGGCGCTGGCGCGCTGGAACCTGAGCGAAGAGGCGGTGCCGCGTTCGCAGACCAATCCTCCTGGCCTGCCGGATCGCTGA
- a CDS encoding amino acid ABC transporter permease/ATP-binding protein, translating into MSSRTLPDLERATPASAPASATGRLRIVPARHPLQAIATALAILLILAALQSLLGNPRWGWEVFAQWFFAEPVLAGLGRTLLLTALGTLFGFGLGTLLALARVSGSPLLAGVAWSYVWLFRSIPLLVLLLLLNNLGYLYETVRLDVPFTGLTLFSYPTTQLIGQFAAAVLGLSLNQAAFSAEIIRGGILSVDQGQFEAAAALGLPRARQIRRIVLPQAMRSILPGAFNDVINLAKGTSVVYILALPELFYSIQVIYRRNLEVVPLLMVATVWYLLILTLLSLVQVQIERRFARGALRERPAPRRAWRHRRAAAPSAAPLSAGDAFDFAAAAPGARVCLQGVTKHYGEQRVLDNVSLSLQAGSVTAILGPSGAGKSTLLRTINHLERVDAGLISVDGELVGYRRVGDVLHELREAEIRRRRADIGMVFQSFNLFAHLTVLENLIEAPIAVRGSTRAHAERQAQALLARVGLADKAEAYPRQLSGGQQQRVAIARALALRPKVLLFDEPTSALDPELVNEVLTVIEELARSGTTLVIVTHEAGFARRIADRIVFMERGRILEVGPPERIFTAPSHPRTAEFLAKVL; encoded by the coding sequence ATGAGCAGCCGCACGCTTCCCGACCTGGAACGGGCCACGCCCGCGTCCGCACCCGCATCGGCGACCGGCAGGCTGCGCATCGTGCCGGCGCGGCATCCCCTGCAGGCGATCGCAACGGCGTTGGCGATCCTGCTGATCCTGGCGGCGCTGCAGTCGCTGCTCGGCAACCCGCGTTGGGGCTGGGAGGTGTTCGCACAGTGGTTTTTCGCCGAACCGGTGCTGGCCGGCCTCGGCCGCACCCTGCTGCTGACCGCGCTGGGCACGCTGTTCGGCTTCGGGCTGGGCACCTTGTTGGCGCTGGCTCGGGTGTCCGGCTCGCCGCTGCTGGCGGGGGTGGCGTGGAGCTATGTGTGGCTGTTCCGTTCGATCCCGCTGCTGGTGCTGCTGCTGCTGCTCAACAACCTGGGCTACCTGTATGAGACCGTCCGCCTGGACGTGCCATTCACCGGCCTCACCCTGTTTTCGTATCCGACCACGCAGCTGATCGGCCAGTTCGCCGCGGCGGTGCTGGGACTTTCGTTGAACCAGGCCGCGTTCTCGGCGGAGATCATCCGTGGCGGCATCCTGTCGGTGGACCAGGGCCAGTTCGAAGCCGCGGCGGCGCTGGGCCTGCCGCGCGCGCGGCAGATCCGCCGCATCGTCCTGCCGCAGGCGATGCGCAGCATCCTGCCGGGCGCATTCAACGACGTGATCAACCTCGCCAAGGGCACCTCGGTGGTCTACATCCTGGCGCTGCCGGAGTTGTTCTACTCCATCCAGGTGATCTACCGGCGCAACCTGGAGGTGGTGCCGCTGCTGATGGTGGCCACGGTCTGGTACCTGCTGATCCTCACCCTGCTGTCCTTGGTGCAAGTGCAGATCGAGCGCCGCTTCGCGCGCGGGGCGTTGCGCGAGCGGCCGGCGCCGCGGCGGGCATGGCGGCATCGGCGCGCCGCCGCGCCGTCGGCAGCGCCACTGTCGGCAGGCGACGCATTCGACTTTGCCGCCGCCGCGCCCGGCGCGCGCGTGTGCCTCCAGGGCGTCACCAAGCACTACGGCGAGCAGCGCGTGCTCGACAACGTCAGCCTGTCCCTGCAGGCCGGCAGCGTGACCGCCATTCTCGGACCCTCCGGAGCCGGCAAGTCCACCTTGCTGCGCACGATCAACCATCTGGAGCGCGTGGACGCAGGACTGATCAGCGTGGACGGCGAACTGGTCGGCTACCGCCGCGTCGGCGACGTCTTGCACGAGCTGCGCGAAGCGGAGATCCGCCGCCGCCGCGCCGACATCGGCATGGTGTTCCAGAGCTTCAATCTGTTTGCGCATCTGACCGTGCTGGAGAACCTGATCGAGGCCCCGATCGCGGTGCGCGGCAGCACCCGGGCGCATGCCGAACGGCAGGCGCAGGCGCTGTTGGCGCGGGTCGGCCTGGCCGACAAGGCCGAGGCTTATCCCCGCCAGCTCTCCGGGGGCCAACAGCAGCGTGTGGCAATTGCCCGCGCGCTCGCGCTGCGGCCCAAGGTGCTGCTGTTCGACGAGCCGACTTCGGCGCTCGACCCGGAACTGGTCAATGAGGTGCTGACGGTGATCGAGGAACTGGCGCGCTCGGGCACCACGCTGGTCATCGTCACCCACGAGGCCGGCTTCGCCCGCCGCATCGCCGACCGCATCGTGTTCATGGAACGGGGACGAATCCTCGAGGTCGGCCCGCCCGAGCGGATCTTCACCGCCCCCAGCCACCCGCGCACCGCCGAATTCCTTGCCAAGGTGCTGTAA
- a CDS encoding GNAT family N-acetyltransferase, translating into MSERILHTSVLDPRARALFDALEQEYGSRYQDVIARIGGSARDELQRYPPEAFMPPHGAFLLLLRDGETIGGGGFMRHRDPDTAEVKRVWTRRDLRRQGLARRVLVELEAQALRQGYTRIYLTTGFRQPEAVALYLRHGYTALFDLQADPESVVHLPFEKRLPNPVHSRAAASIQASVP; encoded by the coding sequence ATGAGCGAGCGCATCCTCCATACCTCGGTCCTCGATCCGCGCGCGCGCGCGCTGTTCGATGCGCTGGAGCAGGAGTACGGCAGCCGCTACCAGGATGTCATCGCGCGTATCGGCGGCAGCGCGCGCGACGAACTGCAGCGCTATCCGCCCGAGGCGTTCATGCCGCCGCACGGTGCCTTCCTGCTGTTGCTGCGCGATGGCGAGACGATCGGCGGCGGCGGCTTCATGCGCCACCGCGATCCGGATACCGCCGAGGTCAAGCGCGTCTGGACCCGCCGCGACCTGCGCCGGCAGGGACTGGCGCGGCGGGTGCTTGTCGAGCTGGAAGCCCAGGCCCTGCGCCAGGGCTATACGCGGATCTACCTGACCACCGGCTTCCGCCAGCCCGAAGCGGTGGCCCTGTACCTGCGCCACGGCTATACCGCGCTGTTCGATCTCCAGGCCGACCCGGAAAGCGTGGTCCACCTGCCGTTCGAGAAGCGGCTGCCCAATCCCGTGCACAGCCGCGCCGCCGCATCCATCCAGGCATCCGTCCCATGA